In the Bacteroidota bacterium genome, one interval contains:
- the tmk gene encoding dTMP kinase, translated as MFVSFEGIDGSGKSTQIKLLAARLEEMQREVRVFREPGGSVLSEKIRALLLDDAFEVDPFAEMLLFSAARAQLVAKEIRPRIDAGTIVICDRFFDSTIAYQGYGREFGDVDWLADFQMRVTAGLAPVRTYLLRISAAAAVSRRRTRAGDGKEDRMEQGGMTFFERVEAAYDKLAAEAPSRIVVLDGHQSIEVLHQQIWADFKSL; from the coding sequence ATGTTTGTAAGTTTTGAGGGGATCGATGGTAGCGGGAAAAGTACACAGATCAAATTGTTGGCAGCGCGGCTTGAAGAAATGCAGCGGGAGGTTCGGGTTTTTCGCGAGCCTGGTGGATCTGTGCTTTCCGAGAAAATCAGGGCCCTGTTGCTCGATGATGCATTCGAAGTAGACCCTTTTGCAGAGATGCTGTTGTTTTCAGCTGCCCGTGCGCAGTTGGTTGCAAAAGAAATTCGCCCACGCATCGATGCCGGTACGATAGTAATATGTGATCGGTTTTTTGACTCTACAATCGCATACCAGGGATATGGCCGCGAGTTTGGTGATGTCGATTGGCTGGCGGACTTTCAGATGCGGGTAACGGCTGGACTTGCTCCGGTACGTACGTATCTCTTGCGGATATCTGCTGCTGCTGCTGTATCGCGCCGGCGCACACGGGCCGGCGATGGGAAAGAGGATCGGATGGAGCAAGGGGGGATGACATTCTTTGAACGGGTTGAGGCGGCTTATGATAAACTCGCTGCTGAAGCGCCATCGCGGATTGTTGTACTGGACGGCCACCAGTCTATAGAGGTTTTACATCAGCAAATATGGGCCGATTTCAAAAGTCTGTAG